One genomic segment of Paenibacillus sp. FSL H8-0332 includes these proteins:
- a CDS encoding MurR/RpiR family transcriptional regulator, whose amino-acid sequence MAAGSMISQIELVLNELPESEKKVAEYILANAKEVMHMSIHELAAKAVASSAAVVRFCRSVGIEGFPALKIRLSAEVENTSYVGYFDVESNETVHSIIDKMLSNTILTFQNTASQLDAHSIEQAVSLLQQAEVIYVYGIGASFIIAEDAAQKWLRLGKNVYAISDRHLLAAAMATKSENAVFWGISYSGETGEVIQLTKRAKEHGIKTISLTRPGNNKLSQLADVSLFTSRAPEATLRSAATSSRFAQLFVLDIVFSVYASAQHDFTVEQLAKTRQMIEVLND is encoded by the coding sequence TTGGCAGCAGGAAGTATGATTTCTCAGATTGAACTGGTCTTAAATGAACTGCCTGAGTCAGAAAAAAAGGTAGCCGAGTACATTCTCGCCAATGCTAAAGAAGTGATGCATATGTCTATACATGAGTTAGCGGCGAAAGCGGTGGCAAGCAGTGCGGCGGTTGTCCGTTTTTGCCGGTCCGTGGGCATCGAGGGCTTCCCCGCGCTCAAAATCCGTTTATCCGCTGAAGTAGAGAACACGAGTTATGTGGGCTACTTTGATGTTGAATCCAATGAGACGGTGCATTCGATCATTGATAAAATGTTGTCGAATACCATATTGACCTTTCAGAATACGGCCAGTCAACTGGACGCGCATTCGATTGAGCAGGCCGTGAGCCTGTTACAGCAGGCAGAGGTTATTTATGTGTATGGGATAGGGGCTTCTTTCATTATTGCAGAGGATGCGGCACAGAAATGGCTGCGGCTCGGTAAAAATGTATATGCTATTTCTGACCGTCATTTATTGGCGGCAGCTATGGCTACGAAGTCAGAGAACGCTGTCTTCTGGGGGATTTCGTATAGCGGGGAGACGGGCGAGGTCATTCAGTTAACCAAACGGGCCAAGGAGCATGGGATCAAAACCATCAGCCTGACCCGTCCTGGAAATAACAAGCTTTCCCAGCTGGCGGATGTTTCTTTATTTACATCACGAGCCCCGGAAGCCACACTTCGCAGTGCGGCAACCAGCTCAAGATTTGCCCAATTATTCGTGCTTGATATAGTCTTTAGCGTATATGCTTCTGCCCAGCATGATTTTACTGTGGAGCAGCTGGCGAAGACTAGGCAGATGATTGAAGTTTTGAATGACTGA
- a CDS encoding MupG family TIM beta-alpha barrel fold protein: MIPVLGISIFVADRTLEDNVKYMEHMKAAGCTEIFTSLHMPEDDIGVLKEKLLEIAKTARRLGMDLMADISGKALENFSLPFLLEAGVTGLRMDFGFEPRDIAAYSNRMTIALNASTLTPEFLAALKEHSICLENIEAWHNYYPRPETGLEKESFIAKNRWLQAEGITTMAFIPGDGLKRKPLFQSLPTLEKHRNQSSFLAYLELEQDCAVDKIFVGDLTLSEGSQIQFQRYEEGVIPLRVTQASPYALWDKVHRNRLDAARDVIRSESARTDQERYGMTRSITPMHTNKRPRGTITVDNNLYGRYEHELQVTLRDLPAHEAVNVIGHVIEEDLPLLDYVRQGGRRFCFTAAT, translated from the coding sequence GTGATTCCAGTGCTCGGAATTTCAATTTTTGTAGCGGACCGCACATTAGAAGACAATGTGAAGTATATGGAACACATGAAGGCTGCAGGCTGTACCGAAATATTCACCTCTCTTCATATGCCGGAAGATGATATTGGAGTATTGAAGGAGAAACTGCTGGAGATTGCAAAGACTGCCCGGCGGTTAGGAATGGACCTGATGGCGGATATTTCCGGGAAGGCACTGGAGAACTTTTCGTTGCCCTTTCTGTTGGAGGCTGGTGTTACAGGTTTGCGGATGGATTTCGGCTTCGAGCCCCGTGACATTGCCGCCTACTCCAACAGAATGACAATTGCCTTAAATGCCAGTACCTTAACCCCGGAATTCTTAGCAGCATTGAAGGAGCATTCGATTTGTCTTGAGAACATTGAAGCCTGGCATAATTATTATCCCCGCCCGGAGACAGGTCTGGAGAAAGAATCGTTCATCGCGAAGAACAGGTGGCTGCAAGCGGAAGGGATTACGACGATGGCCTTTATTCCGGGAGACGGACTGAAGAGAAAACCGTTATTTCAAAGTCTGCCTACCTTAGAGAAGCACCGGAATCAATCTTCTTTTCTGGCCTACCTGGAATTAGAGCAGGATTGTGCCGTGGACAAAATTTTCGTTGGCGATTTAACCCTTTCAGAAGGGTCACAGATTCAATTTCAGCGGTATGAGGAAGGGGTTATTCCCTTGCGGGTTACCCAGGCATCGCCTTATGCCTTATGGGATAAGGTCCACCGGAACCGGCTTGATGCGGCCCGTGATGTGATTCGCTCTGAGAGTGCACGGACAGATCAGGAACGTTATGGAATGACCCGAAGTATTACGCCTATGCATACGAACAAGCGGCCCAGAGGGACGATTACCGTCGATAATAATTTATATGGCCGCTATGAACATGAGTTACAGGTCACATTAAGAGATCTGCCGGCACATGAAGCGGTTAATGTGATTGGTCATGTGATCGAAGAGGACCTTCCTCTATTGGACTACGTCAGACAAGGCGGAAGGCGCTTCTGCTTCACTGCTGCTACTTAA
- a CDS encoding PTS transporter subunit EIIC, which yields MSKYHDLAVNILGAIGGRANVTEYTHCMTRLRVTVVDRSRIAEADLKQIDGVLGVVDDETYQVILGPGVVTKVAEEFGKVLEASGPEGDPSTSAEQLQAKGAQMKAQLKKKNDTPFKNFLRKIGNIFIPLIPAFVGAGLIAGIGSILTNNITAGNLDTATWQQYVTILNVIKNAIFSYLVIYVGINAAKEFGATPALGGVIGGVTLLTGVTADLTITNIFTGTPLTPGQGGVIGVLIAVWILSIVERYLRKVIPDAVDIIVTPTIALLAVGLITIFFIMPFAGFISSNLIGAINWTLEVGGAFSGFVLGTAFLPLVMLGLHQVLTPIHIEMINDSGMTLLLPMLAMAGAGQVGASIALWIRCKKNKSLTNMIKGALPVGILGIGEPLIYGVTLPLGRPFVTACIGGGIGGAVIGLFGNVGAIAIGPSGVALIPLIANGLWLKYVIGLIAAYAGGFIATYLFGTPKEAMAEQD from the coding sequence ATGAGTAAATATCATGATTTAGCGGTCAACATATTAGGGGCTATCGGCGGCCGTGCAAATGTAACCGAGTACACCCATTGCATGACTCGTCTTCGTGTAACCGTTGTGGACCGCAGCCGAATCGCTGAAGCAGACTTGAAGCAAATCGACGGGGTTCTGGGAGTAGTGGATGATGAAACCTATCAAGTCATTCTCGGACCAGGAGTTGTAACCAAAGTAGCTGAAGAATTCGGTAAAGTGTTGGAAGCAAGCGGTCCTGAGGGCGATCCTTCCACTTCGGCTGAACAATTACAGGCCAAAGGCGCACAAATGAAAGCGCAGCTAAAAAAGAAGAACGATACTCCGTTCAAAAACTTTTTACGGAAGATCGGAAATATATTCATCCCGCTTATCCCTGCATTCGTAGGAGCTGGATTAATTGCCGGTATTGGCTCGATTCTGACAAACAATATTACAGCGGGTAATTTAGACACAGCAACCTGGCAGCAATATGTGACGATCTTAAATGTCATTAAAAATGCGATTTTTAGTTACCTGGTGATTTATGTCGGTATTAATGCCGCCAAAGAATTCGGAGCTACGCCTGCTCTCGGGGGAGTAATCGGCGGGGTAACGCTGTTAACAGGGGTTACAGCGGACCTGACCATAACTAATATATTTACGGGTACACCTCTGACACCAGGTCAAGGCGGAGTGATCGGCGTTCTCATCGCCGTATGGATTCTGTCCATCGTGGAGAGATATTTGCGCAAAGTGATTCCTGATGCGGTTGATATTATCGTTACCCCTACAATCGCCTTGCTGGCCGTAGGGCTGATTACCATCTTTTTCATCATGCCGTTCGCCGGATTCATCTCCAGTAATTTAATCGGAGCGATTAACTGGACGTTAGAAGTGGGCGGAGCCTTCTCAGGCTTTGTATTAGGAACAGCGTTCCTGCCGCTGGTGATGTTAGGGCTGCATCAGGTGTTGACACCGATTCACATTGAGATGATCAATGATTCAGGGATGACGCTGCTGCTTCCGATGCTGGCTATGGCTGGGGCAGGTCAGGTTGGGGCTTCCATCGCCTTATGGATTCGCTGCAAGAAGAACAAATCACTGACGAACATGATTAAAGGCGCTCTTCCGGTGGGTATTCTGGGAATCGGCGAGCCCTTGATTTACGGGGTTACTTTACCGCTGGGCCGTCCGTTTGTTACAGCTTGTATTGGCGGCGGGATTGGTGGTGCGGTCATCGGTTTATTCGGCAACGTTGGAGCCATTGCCATTGGTCCTTCCGGGGTTGCGTTAATTCCCTTGATTGCAAATGGATTATGGCTGAAATATGTAATAGGCTTAATCGCAGCATACGCTGGCGGATTCATTGCCACTTATCTGTTCGGTACACCTAAAGAGGCTATGGCAGAACAGGATTAA
- the murQ gene encoding N-acetylmuramic acid 6-phosphate etherase, giving the protein MLEHLTTETRNKNTMNLDELTPLELLEVMNEEDHKVAQAVKQVIPQIAEAVEVITMAIRQGGRLIYMGAGTSGRIGLLDAVECPPTFGTAPEEVIGLIAGGERAFIKAVEGAEDNEQLGVQDLQDIKLTASDVVVGIAASGRTPYVIGGLEYAKSIGTSTVAVSCNKDSAIGRIAGIAIEVVNGPEVLTGSTRLKAGSSQKLICNMLSTASMIRTGKVYGNLMVDVQLTNEKLVERAKRIVMDATECDAETAERVLKQADQKPKIAIVMILAGLTKEEAVQRLEESQGFVRQAIQ; this is encoded by the coding sequence ATGTTAGAGCATCTGACAACGGAGACCCGCAATAAGAACACCATGAATCTGGATGAATTAACGCCGCTGGAGCTTCTGGAAGTGATGAATGAAGAAGATCACAAGGTCGCACAAGCTGTGAAACAAGTCATTCCGCAGATTGCCGAAGCCGTGGAAGTGATTACAATGGCGATCAGACAAGGCGGACGCTTAATTTACATGGGGGCTGGAACAAGCGGACGTATCGGCCTGCTGGATGCTGTTGAATGTCCGCCAACCTTTGGAACAGCACCTGAGGAGGTCATTGGGCTAATTGCCGGGGGAGAGAGGGCGTTCATCAAAGCAGTCGAAGGTGCAGAGGACAATGAACAATTAGGGGTACAGGATTTACAGGATATTAAGCTGACAGCCTCAGATGTTGTCGTCGGCATTGCCGCCAGCGGACGCACACCCTATGTGATCGGCGGATTAGAATATGCCAAGTCTATTGGAACATCCACTGTAGCCGTGAGCTGCAACAAAGATTCAGCGATTGGCAGAATTGCCGGGATTGCGATCGAAGTCGTGAATGGACCGGAGGTGTTAACCGGGTCAACACGTTTGAAGGCCGGAAGTTCGCAGAAATTAATCTGCAATATGTTATCCACAGCTTCAATGATTCGTACGGGCAAAGTATATGGAAATCTAATGGTGGATGTACAGTTAACCAATGAAAAGCTTGTAGAACGTGCCAAACGGATTGTCATGGATGCGACAGAATGTGATGCTGAAACGGCAGAGCGTGTTCTGAAGCAGGCAGATCAGAAGCCTAAGATTGCTATTGTAATGATCCTTGCGGGGCTAACGAAAGAAGAAGCTGTGCAGCGGCTGGAAGAATCACAAGGCTTCGTCCGTCAGGCGATTCAATAA
- a CDS encoding YafY family protein: protein MAKWDNMLAMLWMLRSGKKLTAAQIADSLEISVRTVYRYIDALGASGVPVVAESGHDGGVYILDSFSETPLFFNALELKALVDAYKFAVGAGYPYAKELESALKKVENGLHEEQRHDLSLQTSGLDVIAPSRAPSVVPLLRELEQAVKAGQTVHLTYRKLNTAQAEEREVDPYGLAYDRSEWYMVGFCHRSQAMRTYRVDRIVNLTLTEASFPKPEPFSVSAYFRSQLEPEPEANAPLLVIRIEGDPDALNKLCGNWHLRHYLTERTDREARFLLDAPSMNKYLPKYLLSFGTSIRILEPLELKEQIQELACEVTRHYINDGD from the coding sequence ATGGCAAAATGGGATAATATGCTGGCTATGTTATGGATGCTGCGGTCCGGCAAAAAGCTCACTGCCGCACAGATTGCGGACAGTCTGGAGATCAGCGTCCGTACCGTGTACCGGTATATCGATGCGCTTGGTGCCAGTGGTGTGCCGGTGGTAGCCGAATCCGGACATGACGGCGGAGTGTATATTCTGGACAGCTTCAGCGAGACGCCCCTGTTCTTCAACGCGTTAGAGCTGAAGGCGCTTGTGGATGCTTATAAATTCGCGGTCGGTGCAGGCTATCCATATGCGAAGGAGCTGGAGAGCGCCCTCAAGAAGGTGGAGAACGGACTGCACGAAGAACAACGCCATGACTTGTCCCTGCAAACAAGCGGCCTCGATGTCATTGCCCCGTCCCGTGCGCCGTCTGTGGTTCCCTTGTTGCGGGAGCTGGAGCAGGCTGTGAAGGCGGGCCAGACGGTGCACCTCACATACCGTAAATTGAATACTGCACAGGCTGAGGAGCGGGAGGTCGATCCGTATGGTCTGGCTTACGACCGTTCGGAATGGTATATGGTTGGGTTCTGTCACCGGTCACAGGCCATGCGGACCTATCGTGTGGACCGCATTGTCAATCTTACGTTAACGGAAGCCAGCTTCCCTAAGCCGGAGCCCTTCTCGGTATCTGCCTATTTCCGCAGCCAACTGGAGCCAGAGCCGGAAGCAAATGCCCCTCTGCTCGTGATCCGTATCGAAGGGGATCCGGATGCGCTGAACAAGCTATGCGGCAACTGGCATCTGCGGCACTACCTGACGGAGCGGACCGACCGGGAGGCGCGGTTCCTGCTCGATGCTCCCTCCATGAACAAATACCTTCCCAAGTATCTGTTAAGCTTCGGCACTTCCATCCGTATTCTGGAGCCGCTGGAGCTGAAGGAGCAGATTCAGGAATTAGCCTGTGAGGTTACCAGACATTACATAAACGATGGGGATTGA
- a CDS encoding DinB family protein — translation MIKQPYALYDFHIWAYARIFNHLEELPEEVFHAEVTSVFPSVAQTFGHLYVFERLYHSVLSEVPIEEIFPHIPVWTAEAKDIPVDGMRRLFAGAAEEFHVLMEHTPDPDKAMTIVHPSYGSLDTCFSDILRHVVNHGTYHRGNVTAMLRQQGYSGVPTDYLFFLMECSKK, via the coding sequence ATGATTAAGCAGCCCTATGCCTTGTATGATTTCCATATTTGGGCCTATGCCCGGATATTCAACCATCTGGAGGAGTTACCGGAGGAAGTATTTCACGCGGAAGTAACAAGTGTGTTCCCGTCCGTGGCCCAAACCTTCGGACATCTGTATGTGTTCGAGCGGCTCTATCACTCTGTGCTGTCTGAGGTGCCTATTGAAGAGATTTTTCCGCATATTCCCGTCTGGACTGCAGAAGCGAAGGACATTCCGGTGGATGGCATGCGGAGATTATTTGCCGGTGCCGCTGAGGAGTTTCATGTTCTGATGGAGCATACCCCCGACCCGGACAAGGCCATGACTATTGTTCATCCGTCCTACGGCAGTCTGGATACCTGCTTCTCGGACATCCTGCGGCATGTGGTCAATCATGGCACCTACCACCGGGGCAATGTCACCGCCATGCTGCGGCAGCAGGGATATTCCGGCGTTCCGACGGATTATCTGTTTTTTTTGATGGAATGCAGCAAGAAATGA